In Juglans microcarpa x Juglans regia isolate MS1-56 chromosome 7D, Jm3101_v1.0, whole genome shotgun sequence, the following are encoded in one genomic region:
- the LOC121239249 gene encoding protein N-lysine methyltransferase METTL21A, giving the protein MEPDRLNSPSTFSMNLEVLGHELQFYQDPNSKHLGTTVWDASLVFVKFLEKNCRKGRFCPSKLKGKRVLELGAGCGVAGFGMALLGCHVVATDQIEVLPLLMRNVERNTSRILQMNPGSDSFGSIQVAELDWGNKDHIRAVDPPFDYIIGTDVVYAEHLLEPLLQTIFALSGPKTTILLGYEIRSTSVHEQMLQMWRRNFDVKIIPQSKMDQIFQHPSIQLFIMGAKRSEEIRENIEGSDHKIEKVKTSKEEEENGGQSTEEKVSNSTGDVDKEDCKPATNVQNEKLNDFEVRRTGSMAARLLRDVKIA; this is encoded by the exons ATGGAGCCTGACAG GTTAAATTCTCCGAGCACATTTTCGATGAATCTCGAAGTTTTAGGCCATGAATTGCAGTTTTATCAG GATCCCAATTCCAAGCATTTAGGAACTACTGTTTGGGATGCTTCACTTGTGTTTGTCAAATTTCTG GAGAAAAACTGCAGAAAGGGAAGGTTTTGCCCATCTAAACTTAAAGGAAAACGTGTTCTTGAACTTGGAGCTGGTTGTGGAGTAGCCGgttttg GTATGGCTTTGCTTGGATGCCATGTAGTTGCAACAGACCAAATTGAAGTTCTGCCATTGCTAATGAGAAATGTTGAACGTAATACTTCAAGGATCTTGCAGATGAATCCTGGTTCCG ATTCATTTGGATCAATTCAGGTTGCAGAGTTAGACTGGGGAAACAAGGATCATATTAGGGCTGTTGATCCACCATTTGACTATATCATTGGCACTGATGTT GTTTATGCAGAGCATCTATTGGAACCGCTATTGCAGACAATATTTGCCTTGTCAGGACCTAAAACTACAATTTTG CTGGGGTATGAGATCCGTTCTACGAGTGTCCATGAGCAAATGCTTCAGATGTGGAGAAGAAACTTTGATGTGAAGATTATTCCACAATCTAAG ATGGACCAGATATTCCAACATCCAAGTATTCAACTTTTCATCATGGGAGCAAAACGTTCGGAGGAGATTAGAGAAAACATTGAGGGGAGTGATCACAAAATTGAAAAGGTCAAAACAAgcaaggaagaggaagaaaatggTGGGCAAAGTACCGAGGAAAAGGTGTCCAATTCTACTGGTGATGTAGACAAGGAAGACTGCAAGCCAGCGACCAATGTCCAGAATGAGAAACTTAATGATTTTGAAGTTAGAAGAACGGGGTCGATGGCTGCTAGACTTCTACGAGATGTCAAGATAGCTTAA